From one Phycodurus eques isolate BA_2022a chromosome 19, UOR_Pequ_1.1, whole genome shotgun sequence genomic stretch:
- the LOC133418029 gene encoding uncharacterized protein LOC133418029, which yields MLNTPKKMNKGSTANNDTGCPAKSTCRYGHMTENHVTRATQLSVREEKQGPVTTNKQEVRRQSGRTTSTSGLTSCSHQRRWSSDCCHSNSSPVIIVKKNVGEPQPPQRGASLLRCHPPSPCPRQRYSSPITGIDSTTHLSTSSSSSCSSPVRTSVITGHDPLGWKLRPKSSTSSNRAHTNRLSLQMPIPVTIPDPNFLLSNTSATSPLDPIRKTKTHFEFKPSRRHHSDSSAFLGSMPVVTLEELRDVHLRSAVRSDERDDVFCEEKATPQPHKKPPAVPEKSPLARKIAQLIAHSWQHQMRAARKIEQEEIIYSVMKPKSKRQ from the coding sequence ATGTTAAACACTccaaaaaagatgaataaagGCTCCACTGCTAATAATGACACTGGCTGTCCAGCCAAGTCAACTTGCCGTTACGGTCACATGACTGAAAATCATGTGACCCGTGCCACACAGCTCAGTGTGCGCGAGGAAAAACAAGGTCCGGTCACAACgaacaaacaggaagtcagacgGCAATCGGGTCGTACGACCTCCACCTCCGGTCTGACCTCGTGCTCTCATCAACGCCGCTGGTCCAGTGACTGTTGCCACAGCAACAGCTCCCCTGTCATTATTGTCAAGAAAAACGTGGGGGAACCACAGCCTCCTCAGCGGGGGGCGTCCCTTCTGAGATGCCATCCTCCATCTCCCTGTCCAAGGCAACGCTATTCTAGCCCAATTACCGGGATAGACTCCACAACTCATCTGTCGACGTCCTCGTCTTCTTCCTGTTCTTCTCCTGTCCGGACATCTGTCATAACCGGCCATGACCCTCTCGGTTGGAAGTTACGTCCCAAatccagcacctcctccaatCGGGCTCACACTAATAGGTTGTCACTGCAGATGCCAATCCCCGTCACCATTCCTGATCCGAATTTTCTCCTATCCAACACATCTGCCACATCTCCACTTGACCCCATACGGAAAACTAAAACCCACTTCGAATTCAAACCATCCCGTCGCCACCACTCTGACTCCTCGGCCTTCCTCGGTTCCATGCCTGTGGTGACACTTGAGGAGCTCCGTGACGTGCACCTCCGCTCCGCCGTTCGCTCGGATGAACGGGACGACGTCTTCTGTGAAGAGAAGGCGACCCCTCAGCCGCACAAAAAGCCACCAGCTGTTCCAGAAAAAAGTCCTCTggcaagaaaaatagcacaacTTATTGCTCATTCGTGGCAGCACCAAATGCGTGCTGCCCGTAAAATTGAGCAAGAGGAAATCATTTACAGTGTAATGAAGCCAAAATCGAAAAGACAATAA